From Methylobacterium radiodurans, a single genomic window includes:
- the thrC gene encoding threonine synthase, whose product MLHVSTRGDAAPLSFSDALLAGLARDGGLYVPESWPGLTKSEIADLAGLSYAEAAKRVLRPLVDGEIADADLDRMIDEAYATFRHPAVCPLVQLDDNLFLLELFHGPTLAFKDVAMQLLGRLMDHVLRQRGSRATIVGATSGDTGSAAVEAFGGLDQVDIFILYPHGRVSEVQRRQMTSVAAPNVHALAVDGTFDDCQNIVKALFQHADFADSVKLSGVNSINWARVAAQVVYYFTSAVALGAPHRPVSFAVPTGNFGDILAGWVGKRMGLPIERLMIGTNANDILVRTLEHGAYELQGVTPTTSPSMDIQISSNFERLLFEALGRDAASIRRLMSGLKQSGGFRLDESVLATVRSEFDAHAVSEADVMAEIRETHAATGVTLDPHSAIGVRAGRRLLDTDPRTPVISLATAHPAKFPDAVAQATGGARPALPPHLADLMERPERVTRVANDQSAVEALIRERARITRGA is encoded by the coding sequence GTGCTGCACGTCTCGACCCGCGGCGACGCCGCGCCGCTCTCGTTCTCCGACGCCCTTCTGGCGGGCCTCGCCCGCGACGGCGGCCTCTATGTGCCGGAGAGTTGGCCGGGCCTGACGAAATCCGAGATCGCCGACCTCGCGGGCCTTTCCTACGCCGAAGCGGCCAAGCGCGTGCTGCGCCCACTGGTTGACGGCGAGATCGCCGACGCCGACCTCGACCGGATGATCGACGAGGCCTACGCCACCTTCAGGCACCCGGCCGTCTGCCCGCTCGTTCAGCTCGACGACAACCTCTTCCTGCTCGAACTCTTCCACGGTCCGACGCTCGCCTTCAAGGACGTGGCGATGCAGCTGCTCGGGCGGCTGATGGACCATGTGCTGCGGCAGCGCGGCAGCCGCGCCACAATCGTCGGCGCCACCTCGGGCGACACCGGCTCGGCCGCCGTCGAGGCCTTCGGCGGACTCGATCAGGTCGATATCTTCATCCTCTACCCGCACGGCCGGGTGTCCGAGGTGCAGCGGCGCCAGATGACCTCGGTTGCCGCCCCCAACGTCCACGCGCTCGCCGTCGACGGCACGTTCGACGATTGCCAGAACATCGTCAAAGCCCTGTTCCAGCACGCCGACTTCGCCGATTCGGTGAAGCTGTCGGGCGTCAACTCAATCAACTGGGCACGGGTCGCCGCGCAGGTGGTGTACTACTTCACCAGCGCGGTGGCGCTGGGCGCCCCGCACCGTCCGGTCTCCTTCGCGGTGCCGACGGGCAATTTCGGCGACATCCTGGCCGGCTGGGTCGGGAAGCGCATGGGCCTGCCGATCGAGCGCCTGATGATCGGCACCAACGCCAACGACATCCTGGTCCGCACCCTGGAGCACGGCGCCTACGAGCTGCAGGGCGTGACGCCCACGACCTCGCCCTCGATGGACATCCAGATCTCCTCAAATTTTGAGCGGCTGCTCTTCGAGGCGCTCGGGCGCGACGCCGCCTCCATCCGCCGCCTGATGTCCGGTCTGAAGCAGTCCGGCGGCTTCCGGCTGGACGAATCGGTGCTGGCCACCGTCCGCTCCGAGTTCGACGCGCACGCGGTCTCGGAGGCCGACGTGATGGCGGAGATCCGCGAGACGCATGCTGCGACCGGCGTGACCCTCGACCCGCACAGCGCCATCGGCGTGCGCGCCGGCCGCCGCCTGCTCGACACGGATCCGCGCACGCCCGTGATCTCGCTGGCCACCGCCCATCCCGCAAAATTCCCGGACGCGGTCGCGCAGGCGACCGGCGGCGCCCGCCCGGCGCTCCCCCCGCACCTCGCCGATCTGATGGAGCGGCCCGAGCGCGTCACGCGCGTGGCCAACGATCAGTCCGCCGTCGAGGCGCTGATCCGCGAGCGTGCCCGCATCACGAGAGGCGCATGA
- a CDS encoding M16 family metallopeptidase — translation MNRHFDTHGASPSLRVTRLANGVTVATEAMPGVATATLGVWVGAGSRHERADESGLSHLIEHMAFKGTRTRSARQIAEDIENVGGEINAATSAEGTSYSARVLGEDVGIALDVIGDILTDSVFDAGELAREKGVILQEYAAVEDTPDDVVYDAFTEAAFPDQPIGRPILGRPETIRSFDEAAIRAYLAREYTPDRTVVAAAGAVEHEAFVAAAERHFGAMPAVEAPPVVAGCYGGGERRMPRKLEQANLVIGLPGLSFRDDGYYALHMFAQVLGGGLTSRLWQEVRETRGLAYEIQAFHWPFSDCGLFGIGAGTAGRDVAELVSVTLDAVARATRDIGPEEIARAKAQLKLSLLGALETPGGRIERNARQILAWGRVIPASEVIAKVDAVTVEDVRAAGAAILSGAPTLAAIGPIKGLPSLDKVQAALRAA, via the coding sequence ATGAACCGGCATTTCGACACGCACGGCGCTTCGCCCTCGCTGCGGGTGACGCGGCTCGCCAACGGCGTGACGGTCGCGACCGAGGCGATGCCGGGGGTCGCCACCGCGACGCTCGGCGTCTGGGTTGGCGCGGGCTCGCGCCACGAGCGGGCGGACGAGAGCGGCCTGAGCCACCTCATCGAGCACATGGCCTTCAAGGGTACGCGGACCCGCTCGGCCCGCCAGATCGCCGAGGACATCGAGAATGTCGGCGGTGAGATCAACGCCGCGACCTCGGCCGAGGGCACGAGCTACAGCGCGCGGGTGCTGGGCGAGGATGTTGGCATCGCTCTGGACGTGATCGGCGACATCCTCACCGACTCGGTCTTCGACGCGGGCGAGCTCGCCCGCGAGAAGGGCGTGATCCTGCAGGAATACGCCGCCGTCGAGGATACCCCCGACGACGTGGTCTACGACGCCTTCACGGAGGCGGCCTTTCCCGACCAGCCGATCGGCCGGCCGATCCTCGGGCGTCCGGAGACGATCCGCAGCTTCGATGAGGCGGCGATCCGCGCCTACCTCGCCCGCGAGTACACGCCCGACCGCACCGTCGTGGCCGCCGCGGGCGCGGTGGAGCACGAGGCCTTCGTGGCGGCGGCCGAGCGCCATTTCGGCGCGATGCCCGCGGTCGAGGCACCGCCGGTCGTCGCCGGCTGCTACGGCGGCGGCGAGCGGCGGATGCCGCGCAAGCTCGAGCAGGCGAACCTCGTCATCGGTCTGCCGGGCCTCTCCTTCCGCGACGACGGCTACTACGCGCTGCACATGTTCGCGCAGGTGCTGGGCGGCGGGCTGACCTCGCGCCTCTGGCAGGAGGTGCGCGAGACCCGCGGCCTCGCCTACGAGATTCAGGCCTTCCACTGGCCCTTCTCCGATTGCGGCCTGTTCGGCATCGGCGCCGGCACGGCCGGCCGGGACGTGGCCGAACTCGTCTCCGTCACCCTCGACGCGGTGGCGCGGGCCACCCGCGACATCGGCCCGGAGGAGATCGCCCGCGCCAAGGCGCAGCTGAAGCTGTCGCTGCTGGGCGCCCTTGAGACGCCCGGCGGGCGCATCGAGCGCAACGCGCGCCAGATCCTGGCATGGGGCCGCGTGATCCCGGCCTCGGAGGTGATCGCCAAGGTCGACGCCGTCACGGTCGAGGACGTGC